In the Bartonella apihabitans genome, TATAAAAAATGAAAGCCTTCATCGTCAAAAAGTAGCTGATGATGAATTGTTCATTATTGCCGCAAAGAACCATCCTCTTACGGAAAAAACTTTGGTGACGTTTAAGGATATTTCGGCGTTTCCGTGGATTTTGCGTGAAAAGGGTTCGGGAACACGGGCCATTTTCGAGCAGGCACTTGCGAACCATGGTTATGAACTGGCAGAACTTGATGTGATGCAGACTTTCCCGTCAAATGAAGCGGTGCTGTCGGCAGTAGCGGCGTCAAATGCTCTGACTGCCATTTCAAAACGTGCAGTTTCGGCTTTGCTTGCCGCAGGACTTGTTGAAAGGTTGAATTTTTTATCCGTAAACCGAGATTTTTTACTGTTACTCAATCCGCAACGCTTCAAAACCAAAGCAGTTGGTGCTTTTATTGATTTGCTTGATGGCTGATTTTATAAAACCGACAAGCAATAAGGTTAAAACAATGTGGGAAAGAAAACAGTCAGACGAATAATGAACTGCCGGATGGGACTGATGATGAAGAAAACTCTTATGATGCTTTTTTGGGGGTGCTCTTTCTTAACACTGACACATGCCGATGCGTCGAAACTCAATGATGTTCTTGACATTAAAACATTACGCGTTTGCACCACCGGTGACTATAAACCTTATAGCTTTTTGAAAACGGATGGCACTTACGAAGGCATCGACATTTCCATGGCCCATTCTTTGGCCAAATCGCTTGGTGCCGAGGTAGAATTTGTGCAAACAAGCTGGAAAACGCTGATAGCGGATTTCCTTGATGATAAATGCGATATTGCAATGGGCGGGATTTCCATTTCGCTTGCCCGCCAACAACAGGTTTATATGTCGGAACCACTTGGAGTGGATGGCAAAATTCCGTTTGTACGCTGTGAAGACGCAAAAAAATATAATACGTTAGGTGCCCTCAACCACAAGAATGTTCGTGCGATCGAACCGGCAGGCGGAACCAATGAGGCATTTGTCAGAAAATATATGCCGAACGCCAAACTCGAACTTTTTCATGACAATACAACAATTTTTAAAAATCTTGTCGACAAAAAAGCCGATGTCATGATTACCGATGCATCCGAAGCACTTTATCAAAAACGGTATTATCCGACATTATGTGCCGTCAATCCGGATAAACCTTTAGAGTTTTTCGAGAAGGGCTACATGCTTCCGAAAGGCGATATCAGTTGGAAACTTTATGTCGACCAATGGCTGCATTTGATGCAGAAAAATGGCGAATATAATGCAATTTCTGCCCATTGGCTGAAGGTGGATGATGTTGGACATCATGATAAAAAACATGCCACAACCAAACATAGCCACTAAATAAAACTTACTGTGATCGAACGGGTGTAAACTGCCGAAAACAGACAGTTTATATATTGGTTGAAACGGGGTTGTGCCGCTCAACGCAGTTAAAAATCGACCGGAATATGATGATTTGGCTGACTGTAAACGTCTAAAACGGGCGATTATAGGAAAGCCTGCAAATTTCAAAAAACGGAAGCATTTGAGAGCTTCCGTTTCTCACAAGTCTTGTTTTTTAAAAGCGATTACCGCACTTCTAACGCTCTATTATTCAGCCAACAATTTTTTTAGCCGGAAATAATAAAAATACGCGTGTTTCATTGCTTGAACGATCAACCACAGCATTATCGGCAACTTTTGCTCCAACACGCAAGCAATAGCGCAGCATGGGCGGAAGCGAAGAAAATGCTTCATCGGGCTTGATTGCCTCTTCCGGCATAATATCCATGGTCACACCATGGGCAGCACGCAAATGAACGCCTGATTGCGCACGACAAAAATGGTAGAGATAGGAAAGTTCCAAAGCATGTGCGGCAGGATAGCGGCTGTTGAATGCCAGACTTCCAATGACGTAATCGACATTCCGGAGAAGGCAGAAGTTCGAAATTGCCTGCCATAAAAGCCCTTGGGCACGATGTGCCTTCGATTTGTCAAAACATTCAAAAGGAGCAATTGTCAAAAATACCGGTGCATTCTGGCTGCCTTCGACTTTGAAACTTTCGCCGAGACTTGTTCCATCAAGATTTTGATTGGCACCGAGAATATTTGTAAGTGTCATATAGCAACGTGCAACAGGATTTTGCGGATGCGCTTTATCATTGACAACCATCACCCATTCGTCACGATCATCCGCCACATTTTCTTTTGTCGGAACCGTTTTTTCAATGCTGTCGGATATTCTCTGCAAGCGGGCTTCCAAAGAACCGAATGTTGCAAGCAAGAGAGAATCGCTCTTATCGCAATTTTCATTACCCGATGTTTCCAGAACTGTCCTTGCACAAGCTGTCATTTCAATGCTCCTCATTGAAGCGCTGTTGATTTAAAGCAACCAACATCATGTCCTGCTGTCGATTTAGAACTTTCTTATTGCATGACAATGACGGGAAAGTGATTTTTTCAAGGCAATGCACTGTCGGCCTGAAACAGGATTAACAATTGGTAAATATAGGCTTTTTTCTATGTTTATAAGAGCTTGAGGCCGGTTAACCGGCTAAGAATGGCGATTTTGTTTCTGTCAAAAAAAAGGCAAGGGCAGATGTTGGAGAGCGGATGTATCAAAAATGGATATGATTTTTGTCCTATTTCATCTCTAAAGGAGGCTGCTGACCGATTAAAATCGTTTTGTCGTAACCGTTTTCCAGAAACAAGAGGTTATCGAAACGGATGTTTTTTCGTCGTTAGAAAATGTGGATGAAAAGCTGCTGACCGGCTTTTAAATTTTTGAGCTCATAAACGGGGATGTTTCATGCCGGCTTGTGGTTATTCTAGTTTGCTTTTTGCTTTTCCCGTTTCCAGTGCAGCAATTCATCGAGCACGATCAGGACAGCGCCGACCGTTATGAAACTGTCAGCAAGGTTGAAAATAGCAAACGAGAAAACACCGTCGATATGGAAGGAAATGTAATCAATGACATAGTGAAAACGTATGCGGTCAATCAGATTGCCAATGGCTCCACCGATCACCAGCAGAAAGCCAAATCGTGATAATGATTTTTCCGGTCCTGCATTTTTCCATAGCCAGATGACGAAACAGATAATGCATAACGTCAATGCAATCAGCCCCCAATCGGAGACTGATGACAACATGGAAAACGCAATTCCGGGGTTGCGGGCGTGATAAAGTGAAAGAAACGGCAAAAGGTCGATTTCTTCCCCGACTTCCAGCGTATTGACCACCCAATATTTGATCAATTGGTCAAGACCGACAGTGATAATAAGCCCCACTATAAGTGTGATGAGGGATTTTGCCTTCATGAACGGGCCTCGCGCGGGTCAAGTGTCAGGTTATGACGGCGGATTTCATAGAGCATGACACCGGTTGCCACAGCAAGATTGAGTGAATCGGCGCGTCCCGCTTGCGGAATACGGGCAAGTTGGTCGCAACTATCGGCAAGATTATCCGGAAGGCCTTGTTGCTCGTTGCCCATAAAAAGAATGATAGGTCCCTTTTTATAGTCGATTGTGCGGTAATCGACGGACCCTTTTAAATGTGTACCGATGATTTGGCCGTGAAATCCGGTGCGCCATTTTAAGAACTCGTCAGCACTCATTTTAAAAAGCGGAAGGGCAAAAATCGAGCCCATGGTTGCGCGTACCGTTTCAAGTGAATAGGGGTCGGTTGTGTCGCCAACAAGGATAAGTCCTTTTGCCCCGACTGCATCGGCTGTGCGAATAATGGTTCCGAGATTGCCGGGGTCACGGATTCGGTCAAGTGCAACATAGACATTCTCTCCCTTGGCGTTGAAGCTAGACATGTCATGCCAGCGTTGTTCGAAAACACCCACCACCATTTGTGGATTGTCGCGCCGTGTTACAGATTCCATAACCTTCTGGTTTGCTTCGATGATGAGACCACCGGAAGCTTTCGTGCGGGCTGCCGTTTTTTCAATCAACGGATTGCCTAGCCCCGATTTGGAAAACAGAAGTGTGCGTATTGTCCATCCGAGATCGAGAGCGTCAATAATAAGCTTCAACCCTTCGGCCATGAAAACGCCTTCACGATCGCGGTTTTTTTTAAGTGACAAGGATTTCATATCCTTGATAATCGGATTGGCAAGCGAGGTAATTTCTTTAACCTGACCGTTTTGTCTTTGTGTTGTCATATTAAAAAATCCAGCGGCTAAAAAGAGAAGTTGAAAGCGCCCTTTTTGCCTTTTCTTCACGCAAAATAAGTTCACCCGATTCGATGCGCCCGCCAAGGCCTGTAAATTCATCACGCATCAATTCGTGGATTGCAAAAAATGAGGCACGTATAGAATAGGCAGTTAATATCACGGCAATCGGATTGTCAGATAAAATAGCGCGACATCCTTTGACCATTTCGGGCAAATGATCGAAAAGTTGCCACACCTCGCCATGGGGGCCGCGCCCATAAGCCGGCGGATCAAGTAAAATAATGTCGTAATGTTTGCCGCGACGCCCTTCGCGTTCGACAAATTTCATCGCATCATCACAAATCCAGCGAATGGGGCGATCTGTTAACTGCGCAACTTCCTGATTTTCTTTGGCCCATAAAATAGCTTTTTTGGATGCGTCGACATGGGTGACCTCGGCGCCCGCTCTTGCCGCAATAAGCGAGGCAAGACCGGTATAGCCGAAAAGGTTCAATACCTTAACCGGACGGTTTGCTTTTTTAATCAGCTCTTCCATAAAACGCCAATGGGCATCCTGTTCGGGAAAAACCCCGACATGGCGAAATGACGTAAAGCGGCCGAGAAATGACATTCCATCCCATGAAAGCGGCCATGTCTCGCCAAGTGGCTGTTTTGGAAAATTCCAGCGCCCCATGCCTTCTTCATCGGTATTTCCGGTAAAAATCGCATCGACATCCTGCCAGTCTTTTTCGCTTAATGCGGGTTGCCATAAAGCTTGTCCCTCAGGACGAATAATGCGCAAATTTCCGTAACGTTCGAGTTTGAGGCCATTACCGCTGTCAATCAATGCGTAATTTTCGCTTGCTGCCGTCTCGAGAATGACCGGCAATTTTTCTTCGGCCTTTTTCCTGACGGGCGAGGTAAAAAGCGGCTTTTCATTTCTACTGTGTTTCCACCCTTGTCGTCGCGAGAAAATTCTTTAGCTGATCGCACTGCGTTATCCGGTGTGTGCGCTTTGTGCAATTTTCCTGAATGATTGGCGCGCACAGTTTTCCGTCTTTCAGGCTTATCTCCTGTTTCGAGGGCTTTTTCCGGACCATAGGGAGCACCTTTGCGCGATATTTTTAATCCGCGTTTTTTTCCTTTTGGGTGTTGTGCTTTCACAATCTGGCATTTTCCATAAATTTCAGGATGTTCTTTGTTTATAAAACATCTTTTTCAAAAAGGTATAGTTTTCTTGCACAGTTCGAAAGAAGGATTTAGCTCATGGACAACGCGTTCCGCTATCACGACGAACATAAAAGTTCAGCATGATCATTATTTAAATTTTTGTTTATGCAGTTTTGGAAGGTGTGGGAGATAAGCTAATGCCAAAAATTTTGTTGAAATTTAAATGGCAAAAGCAATTTTCGGGTGGCGCAAATGTTCAAAAACAACGGATAACGGCTACCCAAAAAAGCCCGCAAAAAACAATAAAATATGCGCATAAACTAATTGAACCGCCAAAGGCTGATAATCGCGGTTATTCTGTTTAAGTGTGCTCTCCAAAATTTTAAAAAAATTCCGTGAATAGAAAAGAAAGATGAGTGAAAAAATTCAGCTTGGCAAGCGGGCTTGATATTCAGGAATGATCAACAACGGTGAGATCTGTTTTCGTCAAATCCGGTTTTTTCGACATATCCATTTTAAGCCCTTGTAGTTCGGTTTGTGTGTCTTTCAGGGCTTTACGAAAGCGATGTTGGGTAAACCAGACTGTTATTCCGCCAATAATGATACCGATTATGAGCGCGAGAAACAGCCAGACAAACAGCGGAGCATGGTAGACAAGGCCGGTATCGGCTGTATCAAAAGGATTGAGGCTTAAAGCAACGCTCGCCCGATTGGCAATGATAAAAGCAATCAGGATAATGCCAACCGGAATCAATATGATCAGACTAACGATCTGCTTTAGGGTCATGATGTCACTCGTTGTTCAAGCGGTCCCTTAATTCCTTGCCGGTTTTGAAAAACGGAACCCATTTTTCTTCAACCGAAACAGATTCCCCCGTGCGCGGATTGCGACCGGAACGTGCCGGCCGGTTTTTAACAGAAAACGCACCAAAACCACGTAGTTCAACCCTGTTTCCTTCGGCCAGAGCCGTGGATATTTCGTCAAATACAGCACTGACAATATTCTCAATATCCCGTTGGAAAAGATGAGGATTGCGGTTAGCGATAATCTGCACAAGTTCCGACTTAATCAAGACAGCCTCCAATTTTGATCGGCGCAGTGACGACCGCCCCTTTTTAATATCCAAGGCAAATGACGATTCGCCGATCGATAGTCCCATGACTGGCAGGCATTTTAACTTCCCGTTTTAAAATTCTGCCAGTTGTCCTTCAACATTACAAAATATAGTTGACGTGATAGTTTATTGTCTGTCTATCGCATTTCGTCAACGCTCTTTAGTTAAAAAATATGCGTAATCATATAAAAATCATGGAAAAAATTGTGTTACCAGCTTTTTCCTCCGGTCAATCTGCAAAAACGATTGAATCCGGCAAATGTTGAATAGCGATGAGAATTGCTCTAAATATTGAACTGGTATATGGAACTTCCTTAAGGCGGTTATGATCGCGAAAACGGGTAAAAATTTTTAGGGGTATAATGGACGACAGTTCGGAAATTTTTTCAGCGAGTTATAAATCCGATGCTGTTTTCGATGCTGCCCGGCGTCATTCAGTGCGTGTTCATGTATTGAAATTTTTGCTGCCCGTCATTGCAATTGTCATTGCGCTGGTTTTTTCATGGTTCACGTTTTTTGCAACACCCGGCACAAGTGACTTGGTTATTTTAAACAATGATCAGGGAACCAACGGGCAGTTGACAATGACAGACCCCAAGCTTGAAGGCTATACATCGGACAATAAGCCTTATTCATTAAAAGCCAACAAGGCCATCCAAGATCCCCGTCATCCGGGCATGATAGAATTGCAGCAGATTATTGCCACACTTCCTCTCGGTCAGCGTGGTGAAGCTGCTGTCAATGCAGTTGGCGCGTTTTATGATAATGTTAACGGACGCTTGCAATTTGATAAGCCGTTCGAAATCAAAACAAATGACGGGATGGTTGCCAAACTCGATTCAGCCGACGTGAATTTGTCGACAAGCCAATTGAGTACAGACCAATCGGTCGATATTGTTCGCGGTGGACAACATTTGAAGGCGAACGGTTTACAAATACGTGATAATGGACAAGTGTTATTCTTTAATCGTGGTGTCAGTCTTGTCATCGATAATGCAAATGCGCAATAAGGAATAAAATGCGTGCCTTTAAAAAAGCGGTGTCGGTTTATTTGAGGATTATAAAATGAAGCCTTTAAAGCAGTACTTTTCTCACCTTGGTGCAGTTATGGCAACGGGATTGGCTTTCATGAGCCTCGGACAGACGCCGTCATTAGCACAACAAACAAATTTCGGTGTCAATCTTTCAGGTGGAAAAGAGCCTGTCGAGCTCAATGCCGATAATCTGGAAATGCGCGATAAAGAAGGTGTCGCTATTTTCAGCGGCAATGTTTCTGTCGTTCAGGGCGACCGTATTTTGCGAACGTCAAAACTGATTGTGCATTATGCCAAGGCACCTGACGAAGGCAAGAAAGATAAAACCGGCGAAGGTAAAGATAAAGACACAAATGCCGACCAAAATGCTTCGGCAAAACCGGCAGCAGCAGCAGGGGCTGGCGGTCTCGGCTCGACAGGTGTCGAAAAAATGGAAGCTTCGGGAAAAGTTTACATCAAAACAGCCACACAGGTTGCAACCGGTGATGAAGGTGTTTTCGATGGTAAATCGAAGCTGATGGTTTTGACGGGCAAACGCGTCATTTTGGCAGATGGTGATAATGTGGCGACCGGTTGTAAATTGACCGCCCATATGGATACTGGAAAAGCTTTCCTTGAAAGCTGTAAATCGGCGGGACAGAATGGTCGTGTTTCGATCATTATGAATCGCAACGAACAAAACGGAAAATGAGCGTTTTATGTCACAAAGTGATTCGCAAGTGGCTTTTGAACAGATCGCCTATGGAGAAGGTTCGGGCAACAATCTGAAGGAACGCCTCAAAGGGACACTGGCTGCTCGCGATTTAACGAAAACCTATCGTGGGCGTCAGGTTGTCAAAGGCGTGTCTTTCGGCGTGCGTGCAGGAGAGATTG is a window encoding:
- a CDS encoding LptA/OstA family protein, translating into MKPLKQYFSHLGAVMATGLAFMSLGQTPSLAQQTNFGVNLSGGKEPVELNADNLEMRDKEGVAIFSGNVSVVQGDRILRTSKLIVHYAKAPDEGKKDKTGEGKDKDTNADQNASAKPAAAAGAGGLGSTGVEKMEASGKVYIKTATQVATGDEGVFDGKSKLMVLTGKRVILADGDNVATGCKLTAHMDTGKAFLESCKSAGQNGRVSIIMNRNEQNGK
- a CDS encoding transporter substrate-binding domain-containing protein, producing the protein MMKKTLMMLFWGCSFLTLTHADASKLNDVLDIKTLRVCTTGDYKPYSFLKTDGTYEGIDISMAHSLAKSLGAEVEFVQTSWKTLIADFLDDKCDIAMGGISISLARQQQVYMSEPLGVDGKIPFVRCEDAKKYNTLGALNHKNVRAIEPAGGTNEAFVRKYMPNAKLELFHDNTTIFKNLVDKKADVMITDASEALYQKRYYPTLCAVNPDKPLEFFEKGYMLPKGDISWKLYVDQWLHLMQKNGEYNAISAHWLKVDDVGHHDKKHATTKHSH
- a CDS encoding RNA methyltransferase, which codes for MTTQRQNGQVKEITSLANPIIKDMKSLSLKKNRDREGVFMAEGLKLIIDALDLGWTIRTLLFSKSGLGNPLIEKTAARTKASGGLIIEANQKVMESVTRRDNPQMVVGVFEQRWHDMSSFNAKGENVYVALDRIRDPGNLGTIIRTADAVGAKGLILVGDTTDPYSLETVRATMGSIFALPLFKMSADEFLKWRTGFHGQIIGTHLKGSVDYRTIDYKKGPIILFMGNEQQGLPDNLADSCDQLARIPQAGRADSLNLAVATGVMLYEIRRHNLTLDPREARS
- a CDS encoding lipopolysaccharide assembly protein LapA domain-containing protein, with translation MTLKQIVSLIILIPVGIILIAFIIANRASVALSLNPFDTADTGLVYHAPLFVWLFLALIIGIIIGGITVWFTQHRFRKALKDTQTELQGLKMDMSKKPDLTKTDLTVVDHS
- the lptC gene encoding LPS export ABC transporter periplasmic protein LptC → MDDSSEIFSASYKSDAVFDAARRHSVRVHVLKFLLPVIAIVIALVFSWFTFFATPGTSDLVILNNDQGTNGQLTMTDPKLEGYTSDNKPYSLKANKAIQDPRHPGMIELQQIIATLPLGQRGEAAVNAVGAFYDNVNGRLQFDKPFEIKTNDGMVAKLDSADVNLSTSQLSTDQSVDIVRGGQHLKANGLQIRDNGQVLFFNRGVSLVIDNANAQ
- the lspA gene encoding signal peptidase II — its product is MKAKSLITLIVGLIITVGLDQLIKYWVVNTLEVGEEIDLLPFLSLYHARNPGIAFSMLSSVSDWGLIALTLCIICFVIWLWKNAGPEKSLSRFGFLLVIGGAIGNLIDRIRFHYVIDYISFHIDGVFSFAIFNLADSFITVGAVLIVLDELLHWKREKQKAN
- a CDS encoding RsmD family RNA methyltransferase; its protein translation is MPVILETAASENYALIDSGNGLKLERYGNLRIIRPEGQALWQPALSEKDWQDVDAIFTGNTDEEGMGRWNFPKQPLGETWPLSWDGMSFLGRFTSFRHVGVFPEQDAHWRFMEELIKKANRPVKVLNLFGYTGLASLIAARAGAEVTHVDASKKAILWAKENQEVAQLTDRPIRWICDDAMKFVEREGRRGKHYDIILLDPPAYGRGPHGEVWQLFDHLPEMVKGCRAILSDNPIAVILTAYSIRASFFAIHELMRDEFTGLGGRIESGELILREEKAKRALSTSLFSRWIF
- a CDS encoding integration host factor subunit beta, with amino-acid sequence MIKSELVQIIANRNPHLFQRDIENIVSAVFDEISTALAEGNRVELRGFGAFSVKNRPARSGRNPRTGESVSVEEKWVPFFKTGKELRDRLNNE